A single region of the Halobellus ruber genome encodes:
- the ilvA gene encoding threonine ammonia-lyase, protein MLSLSDVEAARDRIDDVVRRTPLEYSYSFSDVTGADVRLKLENFQRTGAFKIRGATNRIKTLSAAERDAGVVTASAGNHAQGVALAASRSGVDATIVMPKHAPISKVEATERYGGRAVLHGADYDEAQAKAREIERDKGRTYVHAFDDDVVMAGQGTIGLEIVDECPEVDTVLVPVGGGGLIAGIATAVTATTDARVIGVQAEGAASLPESLRSGEIVERDSVNTIADGIATRKVGERPFEIIRERVDEVVTVTDEEIAVALTYLLERSKTLVEGAGAAPMAALLFEAFDYDDDETIVPALCGGNIDTNQLTTVLVRGLVATGRYLKIRTVLRDRPGALEELVEIIAAERANIYAVQHDRTSRDVAMNEADIEIEIETRGHDHIDQVLDALEAAGYQVEVLA, encoded by the coding sequence ATGCTCTCTCTCTCCGATGTCGAAGCGGCGCGCGACCGGATCGACGACGTCGTGCGCCGGACGCCGCTGGAGTACTCCTACTCGTTTTCAGACGTCACCGGCGCCGACGTCCGGCTGAAGCTGGAGAATTTCCAGCGCACGGGCGCGTTCAAGATCCGGGGAGCCACGAACCGGATCAAGACGCTCTCGGCGGCGGAACGCGACGCCGGCGTCGTCACCGCGAGCGCGGGCAACCACGCCCAGGGGGTCGCCCTGGCGGCCAGCCGGTCGGGCGTGGACGCGACGATCGTGATGCCGAAACACGCCCCGATCTCGAAGGTCGAGGCGACCGAACGGTACGGCGGGCGAGCGGTGCTCCACGGCGCCGACTACGACGAGGCGCAGGCGAAGGCCCGTGAGATCGAACGTGATAAGGGCCGTACGTACGTCCACGCCTTCGACGACGACGTGGTGATGGCCGGCCAGGGGACGATCGGACTGGAGATCGTCGACGAGTGCCCCGAGGTCGACACCGTCCTCGTCCCGGTCGGCGGCGGCGGGCTGATCGCCGGCATCGCCACCGCGGTCACGGCGACGACCGACGCGCGGGTGATCGGCGTCCAGGCCGAGGGGGCGGCGTCGCTGCCGGAGTCGCTGCGGTCGGGAGAGATCGTCGAGCGCGACTCGGTGAACACCATCGCCGACGGGATCGCGACCCGGAAGGTCGGCGAGCGGCCCTTCGAGATCATCCGCGAGCGCGTCGACGAGGTGGTGACCGTCACAGACGAGGAGATCGCAGTGGCGCTGACGTACCTGCTCGAACGCTCGAAGACCCTCGTCGAAGGCGCAGGCGCGGCGCCGATGGCGGCGCTGCTGTTCGAGGCGTTCGACTACGACGACGACGAGACCATCGTGCCGGCGCTGTGCGGCGGCAACATCGACACGAACCAGCTGACGACGGTTCTCGTTCGCGGCCTCGTTGCGACCGGTCGGTATCTGAAGATCCGAACCGTGCTCCGTGACCGGCCCGGGGCCCTGGAGGAACTGGTCGAGATCATCGCCGCCGAGCGTGCGAACATCTACGCGGTCCAGCACGACCGGACCTCCAGGGACGTCGCAATGAACGAGGCGGACATCGAGATCGAAATCGAGACGCGCGGGCACGACCACATCGACCAGGTGCTCGACGCGCTCGAAGCCGCGGGCTACCAGGTGGAGGTGTTGGCGTGA
- the thsB gene encoding thermosome subunit beta gives MIIMGEDAQRVKDRDAQEYNIQAARAVAESVRSTLGPKGMDKMLVDSMGDVTITNDGVTILTEMDIDNPTAEMIVEVAETQEDEAGDGTTTAVAIAGELLKNAEELLDQDIHPTAIINGFHLASQEARSAVDEASESVTPDDTELLKKVAETSMTGKSSELDKELLAELAVETVEAVTVEADDGSYVVDLQNANIETQTGRGTGESELLHGAVIDKDPVHDNMPSASEHADILLLDEAIEIEETDVDTTVNVDSPDQLQKFLDQEEKELREKVQHIVDSGADVVFCQKGIDDMAQHYLAKEGILAVRRTKKSDIGFLRDVVGGAVVSDVSSVTEADLGHGSVRRDSDDELFYVEGHGDEAHGVTLLLRGSTEHVVDEIERGVEDALDVVSTTVSDGRVVSGGGAIEVEVARQLRSYASTVSGREQLAVEAFADAVELVPRVLAGNAGLDSIDTLVELREAHENGDVHAGLNVFTNDVEDTFDAGVVEPAHSKEQALSSATEAANLVLKIDDIIAADELSTSGDGDEGGAGGPGGAGGMGGMGGMGGAM, from the coding sequence ATGATCATTATGGGCGAGGACGCCCAGCGCGTCAAGGATCGCGACGCGCAGGAGTACAACATCCAGGCCGCTCGCGCCGTCGCGGAGTCCGTACGCTCGACACTCGGACCGAAGGGGATGGACAAGATGCTCGTCGACTCGATGGGCGACGTCACCATCACCAACGACGGGGTCACCATCCTGACCGAGATGGACATCGACAACCCCACCGCGGAGATGATCGTCGAAGTCGCCGAGACCCAGGAGGACGAGGCCGGCGACGGCACGACCACCGCGGTCGCCATCGCGGGTGAACTCCTGAAGAACGCCGAGGAGCTCCTCGATCAGGACATCCACCCCACCGCGATCATCAACGGCTTCCACCTCGCGAGCCAGGAGGCCCGCTCGGCGGTCGACGAGGCCTCCGAGTCGGTCACGCCCGACGACACCGAACTCCTCAAGAAGGTCGCCGAGACGTCGATGACCGGCAAAAGCTCCGAACTCGACAAGGAGCTCCTCGCCGAGTTGGCCGTCGAGACCGTTGAGGCGGTCACGGTCGAGGCCGACGACGGCTCCTACGTCGTCGACCTCCAGAACGCCAACATCGAGACCCAGACCGGGCGCGGCACCGGCGAGTCGGAGCTCCTCCACGGAGCCGTCATCGACAAGGACCCCGTCCACGACAATATGCCCTCGGCGTCCGAGCACGCCGACATCCTGCTGCTCGACGAGGCCATCGAGATCGAGGAGACCGACGTCGACACCACGGTCAACGTCGATTCCCCGGATCAGCTCCAGAAGTTCCTCGATCAGGAGGAAAAGGAGCTCCGCGAGAAGGTCCAGCACATCGTCGACTCCGGCGCCGACGTCGTCTTCTGCCAGAAGGGCATCGACGATATGGCCCAGCATTACCTCGCGAAGGAGGGCATCCTCGCGGTCCGTCGGACGAAGAAATCCGACATCGGGTTCCTCCGCGACGTGGTCGGCGGCGCGGTCGTCTCCGACGTGTCGAGCGTCACCGAGGCGGACCTCGGCCACGGCTCGGTCCGTCGTGACTCCGACGACGAGCTGTTCTACGTCGAGGGCCACGGCGACGAGGCCCACGGCGTGACCCTGCTGCTGCGCGGCTCCACCGAACACGTCGTCGACGAGATCGAGCGCGGCGTCGAGGACGCCCTCGACGTGGTCTCGACCACCGTCTCCGACGGCCGGGTCGTCTCCGGCGGCGGCGCCATCGAGGTCGAGGTCGCCCGGCAGCTCCGGAGCTACGCCAGCACCGTCAGCGGCCGCGAACAGCTCGCGGTCGAGGCGTTCGCCGACGCGGTCGAACTCGTGCCCCGCGTGCTCGCCGGCAACGCCGGGCTCGACTCCATCGACACCCTGGTCGAGCTCCGCGAAGCCCACGAGAACGGCGATGTCCACGCCGGGCTGAACGTCTTCACGAACGACGTCGAGGATACCTTCGACGCGGGCGTCGTCGAGCCCGCCCACTCGAAGGAGCAGGCGCTGTCCTCGGCCACCGAGGCCGCGAACCTCGTGCTCAAGATCGACGACATCATCGCTGCCGACGAGCTGAGCACCTCCGGCGACGGCGACGAAGGCGGCGCGGGCGGCCCCGGCGGCGCCGGCGGGATGGGCGGAATGGGCGGTATGGGCGGCGCGATGTAA
- a CDS encoding redoxin domain-containing protein → MRYNDGDRDSYRFSDHTGAGQWVFPTFYTFDFDPICTAGMCALRDAEFFELDDDLAVLGVSGDGIHSHERFAEHHDSNYPLLSDTVKDVADQYGVVRAEYEGMRRVHQRAAFTIDDGRTVRFATTMDATSPNDIELGPINDVLRGLRA, encoded by the coding sequence GTGCGGTACAACGACGGCGACCGCGACAGCTACCGCTTCAGCGATCACACCGGCGCGGGGCAGTGGGTCTTTCCGACGTTCTACACGTTCGATTTCGACCCCATCTGCACGGCGGGGATGTGTGCCCTCCGGGACGCGGAGTTCTTCGAGTTGGACGACGATCTCGCCGTGCTGGGCGTCTCCGGCGACGGGATCCACTCCCACGAGCGGTTCGCCGAGCACCACGACAGCAACTACCCACTGCTGTCGGACACCGTCAAGGACGTCGCCGATCAGTACGGCGTGGTGCGCGCGGAGTACGAGGGGATGCGTCGGGTGCACCAGCGGGCTGCATTCACCATCGACGACGGCCGGACCGTCCGGTTCGCAACCACGATGGACGCAACCTCGCCCAACGACATCGAACTCGGGCCGATCAACGACGTACTGCGGGGTCTCAGGGCCTGA
- a CDS encoding threonine synthase, translated as MAPNLLDLACSACDRSYDRASWRWRCDCGAPLEFAASPWDGDAGTEFGDDPPASWGDSTAGLWSFERFLPTSPRVSLGEGRTPLVDAPAWNAAFKLEYVSPTGSFKDRGATTTLSVAAELGVDRVVEDSSGNAGAAIATYAARAGIDADIYVPASVKPGKRRAIERAGANVVPIEGDRGAVTDACVDAVESGDAWYASHAWNPAFFAGTATFAYEVCAQRGWTAPDAVVLPIGHGTLFLGAYRGFRALRAVGWIDSVPRLLGAQAAGYAPIVAERHGRDAAAGENEVADGIRIREPVRKQQILDAIDATDGDAIALPEPAVTRALDALHRRGFYTEPTCAIAPAALETYRDRGVLAPDADVVVPLTGSGLKS; from the coding sequence ATGGCTCCCAACCTGTTGGACCTCGCGTGTTCGGCCTGCGACCGCAGCTACGACCGCGCGTCGTGGCGGTGGCGGTGCGACTGCGGCGCGCCGCTTGAGTTCGCGGCGTCGCCGTGGGACGGCGATGCAGGGACGGAGTTCGGCGACGACCCGCCGGCGTCGTGGGGCGATTCCACGGCGGGGCTGTGGTCCTTCGAGCGGTTCCTCCCGACGAGCCCTCGGGTCTCGCTGGGCGAGGGGCGCACGCCGCTGGTCGACGCGCCGGCGTGGAACGCCGCGTTCAAACTCGAATACGTCTCGCCGACCGGCTCGTTCAAGGACCGCGGCGCGACGACGACCCTGTCGGTCGCCGCCGAGTTGGGCGTCGATCGCGTGGTCGAGGACTCCTCCGGCAACGCCGGCGCCGCGATCGCGACCTACGCCGCCCGGGCCGGGATCGACGCCGACATCTACGTCCCGGCGTCGGTCAAACCCGGGAAGCGCCGGGCGATCGAGCGGGCAGGTGCGAACGTGGTCCCGATCGAAGGGGACCGCGGGGCCGTCACCGACGCCTGCGTCGATGCCGTCGAATCGGGGGATGCGTGGTACGCCTCCCACGCGTGGAACCCGGCGTTCTTCGCGGGCACCGCGACGTTCGCCTACGAGGTCTGTGCCCAGCGGGGGTGGACCGCACCCGACGCGGTCGTGCTCCCGATCGGCCACGGTACGCTCTTTTTGGGCGCGTACCGCGGCTTTCGCGCGCTGCGGGCGGTCGGGTGGATCGATTCGGTCCCGCGGCTGCTGGGCGCCCAGGCTGCGGGCTACGCCCCGATCGTTGCGGAACGTCACGGACGGGATGCCGCCGCGGGCGAAAACGAGGTCGCGGACGGCATCCGAATCCGCGAGCCGGTTCGGAAGCAACAGATCCTCGACGCGATCGACGCCACCGACGGCGACGCGATCGCGCTCCCCGAACCGGCGGTCACCCGGGCGCTCGACGCGCTCCACCGGCGGGGGTTCTACACCGAGCCGACGTGTGCGATCGCGCCGGCGGCACTCGAAACCTACCGCGACCGTGGGGTGCTCGCGCCAGACGCCGACGTTGTGGTCCCGCTCACCGGGAGCGGGCTGAAGTCCTGA
- a CDS encoding DUF7536 family protein, protein MSDEVPERPPGSGLMQALRVPRNGAVGAAVGVAIAVLAYLARVLELLGPFAGTREYPGVGPEGWFLILAFVLATSTALLVTSLLTVVEAVRLARRL, encoded by the coding sequence GTGAGCGACGAGGTACCCGAACGGCCGCCGGGATCGGGGCTGATGCAGGCGCTGCGCGTGCCGCGGAACGGCGCCGTCGGCGCCGCGGTCGGCGTCGCGATCGCAGTGCTCGCCTACCTGGCCCGCGTCCTCGAACTGCTCGGCCCCTTCGCGGGGACGCGCGAGTACCCCGGGGTCGGCCCGGAGGGGTGGTTTCTGATCCTCGCGTTCGTGCTCGCGACGTCGACGGCGCTGCTCGTGACCTCGCTTCTGACCGTCGTCGAGGCGGTGCGGCTGGCGCGGCGGCTCTGA
- the citZ gene encoding citrate synthase: MSDDVHRGLEGVLVAESELSYIDGDAGKLGYRGYSIEDLAREASYEEVVYLLWHGELPTAEELESFCTWTAATRALDDELLGEVEKLAAADEVPMAALRTVVSSLSAYDGDADHADVTDLDANLRKACRITAKIPTALAAFERFRNGEEAVAPREDLSHAANFLYMLNGEVPDEVLAETFDMALVLHADHGLNASTFSAMVTASTLSDLHSAVTSAIGTLSGSLHGGANANVMRMLKEVDESDTDPRTWVEEALAEGRRVPGFGHRVYNVKDPRAKILGAKSKELAETAGDSRWYDYSTTIEEYIAAEKGLAPNVDFYSASTYYQMGIPIDAYTPIFAMSRVAGWIAHVLEQYEDNRLIRPRARYVGDTDLPFPPLEER; encoded by the coding sequence ATGTCAGACGACGTCCACCGCGGCCTGGAAGGCGTCCTCGTCGCCGAGTCGGAGCTGAGTTACATCGACGGCGACGCCGGGAAGCTGGGATACCGGGGGTACTCCATCGAGGATCTGGCCCGCGAGGCGTCCTACGAGGAGGTCGTCTACCTCCTGTGGCACGGGGAGCTCCCGACCGCCGAGGAGCTCGAAAGCTTCTGTACGTGGACGGCCGCGACCCGGGCGCTGGACGACGAACTCCTCGGGGAGGTCGAGAAACTCGCCGCGGCCGACGAGGTCCCGATGGCGGCGCTGCGCACGGTCGTCTCGTCGCTGTCGGCGTACGACGGCGACGCCGACCACGCGGACGTGACAGACCTCGACGCGAACCTCCGGAAGGCCTGCCGGATCACCGCCAAGATCCCCACCGCCCTCGCGGCCTTCGAGCGGTTCCGGAACGGGGAGGAGGCGGTCGCGCCGCGGGAGGACCTGAGCCACGCCGCCAACTTCCTGTACATGCTCAACGGCGAGGTTCCCGACGAGGTCTTAGCGGAGACGTTCGATATGGCCCTGGTGCTCCACGCCGACCACGGGCTGAACGCGTCGACGTTCTCCGCGATGGTGACTGCGTCGACGCTTTCGGACCTCCACAGCGCGGTCACCTCGGCGATCGGCACCCTCTCGGGGTCGCTCCACGGCGGCGCCAACGCCAACGTGATGCGGATGCTGAAGGAGGTCGACGAAAGCGACACCGACCCACGGACGTGGGTCGAGGAGGCCCTCGCGGAGGGCCGCCGCGTCCCCGGGTTCGGCCACCGCGTCTACAACGTCAAGGATCCCCGGGCGAAGATCCTCGGGGCGAAGTCCAAGGAACTGGCCGAGACCGCCGGCGACTCCCGGTGGTACGACTACTCGACCACGATCGAGGAGTACATTGCCGCGGAGAAGGGGCTCGCGCCCAACGTCGACTTCTACTCCGCGTCGACGTACTACCAGATGGGGATCCCGATCGACGCGTACACCCCGATCTTCGCGATGTCGCGGGTCGCGGGGTGGATCGCGCACGTTCTCGAACAGTACGAGGACAACCGGCTGATCCGCCCCCGGGCGCGGTACGTCGGCGACACGGACCTGCCGTTCCCGCCGCTCGAGGAGCGGTAA
- a CDS encoding potassium channel family protein, which translates to MSPRDAAYEPVSVKEVLAEMKDTAELLIDLSYSAVLNGSDEIAREVLDLEDRVDLLQLQGRMSLLMAARSPEDAERLAPVLGVMGAAEKISNAAGDIAKVVLDDIGTPDALRTALPEAVEVLVRASVAPDSAYAGRTLRDVNMETEAGVRVIAIRRESATGKRRWLLSPGSDDELQAEDSLLLRGPQDGIRTVYEAATGDPYEPPAPVDPPVEDLERAVDSIILMKDMSELAVDLAYGSVLFDSEGVAEEVRELEAEVDALKSRFEAWTLRAAGRVEDPVRLRGLVHLASATEVISDAALEISEGVLRGIDAHPVVAAAIEESDEVIVRLSVAPDAALAGTTLGGEAVKTQTGMRVIAVRRGDTDAEWVVQPGPETELRAGDVVIAKGTRAGAERLGDLVGDEQRFES; encoded by the coding sequence ATGTCCCCACGGGACGCGGCGTACGAACCGGTCAGCGTCAAGGAGGTGCTCGCGGAGATGAAAGACACCGCGGAACTCCTGATCGATCTCTCGTACTCCGCCGTCCTCAACGGGAGCGACGAGATCGCCCGGGAGGTACTCGACCTCGAAGACCGGGTCGACCTCCTCCAACTCCAGGGACGGATGAGCCTGCTGATGGCGGCCCGGAGCCCCGAGGACGCCGAACGGCTCGCGCCCGTCTTGGGCGTGATGGGCGCCGCCGAGAAGATCTCCAACGCCGCCGGCGACATCGCCAAGGTCGTCCTCGACGACATCGGCACCCCGGACGCCCTCCGGACGGCGCTGCCCGAGGCGGTCGAGGTGCTGGTACGCGCGAGCGTCGCCCCCGACTCCGCGTACGCCGGCCGGACGCTCCGCGACGTGAATATGGAAACCGAGGCGGGCGTCCGCGTGATCGCGATCCGCCGGGAGTCCGCCACCGGCAAGCGTCGGTGGCTGCTCAGCCCCGGCTCCGACGACGAACTCCAGGCCGAGGACTCGCTGTTACTCCGGGGGCCACAGGACGGCATCCGGACGGTCTACGAGGCCGCCACCGGCGACCCCTACGAGCCGCCGGCCCCCGTCGACCCGCCGGTCGAGGACCTCGAACGCGCCGTCGACTCGATCATCCTGATGAAGGATATGAGCGAACTCGCGGTCGACCTGGCGTACGGCTCGGTGCTGTTCGACAGCGAGGGCGTCGCCGAGGAAGTGCGGGAGCTGGAAGCGGAGGTCGACGCCCTGAAGTCGCGGTTCGAGGCGTGGACGCTCCGGGCGGCGGGGCGGGTGGAGGATCCGGTCCGGCTCCGCGGGCTGGTTCACCTCGCGTCGGCGACGGAGGTCATCTCCGACGCCGCCTTGGAGATCAGCGAGGGCGTGTTGCGGGGGATCGACGCCCACCCCGTCGTCGCGGCCGCGATCGAGGAGTCCGACGAGGTGATCGTCCGGCTGTCGGTCGCGCCCGACGCGGCGCTCGCGGGGACCACCCTCGGCGGGGAGGCGGTGAAGACCCAGACCGGGATGCGCGTGATCGCGGTCCGCCGCGGCGACACGGACGCCGAGTGGGTGGTCCAGCCGGGGCCGGAAACGGAGCTCCGCGCCGGCGACGTCGTCATCGCGAAGGGAACCCGCGCCGGCGCCGAGCGGCTGGGCGACCTCGTCGGCGACGAACAGCGGTTCGAGTCGTGA
- a CDS encoding succinylglutamate desuccinylase/aspartoacylase family protein, whose product MTTLGTASAAPGEVDTGRLAVGETRDGTAVGLPCAVINGATDGRTLYIQAASDGDELNGVGVINRVVPRLDPVDLAGTVLVVGIVNYHAFQTAEHRNPIDDTKMNRAYPGDENGTSSERIAAATFDAATRADFALDLHQGSTSRMIDEVRVRCGRRHRLHDECLELAKAFGCGYVLDQKGPGGQLARAAPDEGIPTIDPELGGCVGWDHDSIDIGVEGVFNVLREYGFLSGEATVDRQTRAKGFDQFGSPNGGLVRFRAALGDRVSAGDLLFEVTDVFGETKARVTANNDGIFWRTRRLPQVATGEYVCSVGTNVDTY is encoded by the coding sequence ATGACGACGCTGGGCACGGCGAGTGCAGCCCCCGGAGAGGTCGACACGGGCCGTCTCGCGGTCGGCGAGACCCGCGACGGGACGGCCGTGGGCCTCCCCTGTGCGGTCATCAACGGCGCCACCGACGGGCGGACCCTCTACATCCAGGCGGCCTCCGACGGCGACGAACTCAACGGAGTCGGCGTCATCAACCGGGTGGTTCCCCGGCTCGACCCCGTCGACCTCGCGGGGACGGTCCTCGTCGTGGGGATCGTCAACTACCACGCCTTCCAGACCGCCGAACACCGCAACCCGATCGACGACACCAAGATGAACCGCGCGTATCCGGGCGACGAGAACGGGACCTCTTCGGAGCGCATCGCGGCGGCGACGTTCGACGCCGCCACCCGCGCGGACTTCGCGTTGGACCTCCACCAGGGGTCGACCTCGCGGATGATCGACGAGGTCCGGGTCCGGTGCGGTCGTCGCCACCGCCTCCACGACGAGTGTCTGGAACTCGCGAAGGCGTTCGGCTGCGGGTACGTTCTCGACCAGAAGGGCCCCGGCGGCCAACTCGCCCGCGCGGCCCCCGACGAGGGGATCCCGACCATCGACCCCGAACTCGGCGGCTGTGTCGGCTGGGACCACGACAGCATCGACATCGGCGTCGAGGGCGTGTTCAACGTCCTCCGGGAGTACGGCTTCCTGTCGGGCGAGGCGACCGTGGACCGACAGACCCGCGCGAAGGGGTTCGACCAGTTCGGCTCCCCCAACGGAGGGTTGGTGCGGTTCCGCGCCGCCCTCGGCGACCGGGTGTCGGCCGGGGACCTGCTGTTCGAGGTCACCGACGTCTTCGGGGAGACCAAGGCCCGAGTGACCGCGAACAACGACGGCATCTTCTGGCGCACCCGCCGGCTCCCGCAGGTCGCGACCGGCGAGTACGTCTGCTCGGTCGGCACCAACGTCGACACCTACTGA